The Streptomyces capitiformicae genome contains the following window.
CCCGAGGGGGCGGCGCGTACCGGCTCGGATCAACGGCTCAGGAGGCAGACCATGATCCATTCAGCCGATATCCGCGAGTGGCGCAACCGCAGCGTCGTCGACCCGAAGGGCCACAAGATCGGCGTACTCGAAGCGGTCTACGTCGACACCACCACCGACGAACCGGCCATGGCCACAGTCCGCACCGGACTCCCCATCCGCCACCACCTGGCCTTCGTCCCCCTCGACGAGGCGACCCTCGGACCGGACTATGTCAAGGTCTCCTACACCAAGACGCTGGTGAAAAAGGCACCCTGGGTCGGCATGGACGACATCCTGCCCGCCGAGTCGGAGGAAGCAATCTTCCAGCACTACGACATGCCCTACCAAACGGGCGCAGGCGGCGAGCGGCAACTCGCGCGCCGCTGATCGCCCGCTCAGCCACCCAAGGGAGGTGGACGCGTCATGGCCCTCTTGCTATTTCTCGTTCTGCTCGCCGTCGTGCTGGGAATCATCGGAGTGGCCGCAGAAGGGGTGGGCTACCTACTGATCATCGGCATCGTGATCCTTGTGGCCGCGCTGGGCCTCATCGCCGTCCGCTGGTCCCAGCGCACCGGTCGCCGCCCCCTCCGATAACGAACGGCACCCTGTTACTCCGTGGAGGCCCAGCCGTTGGGAGCCGTTCGGGAGCAGGGCCGCTCGCTGGACCGTCACGCACCCAGCAGTAGTCGAGGCCGGTAGGACCGTTCCCGAGAATGCCGGAAAATGCCCTTGCCAGCCGGTCAGGACAACGCGTAAGAGCAGGTCAGAGGCACAGCAGACGCGCCCGGCCAGGCGCCTTCCAAGCGCTTGGCCGCAGGTTCGAGTCCTGCCGGGGGCGCCACGGAAAGCCCTCCCTTCGCGGAGGGCCTTTTCACGACCTCGTCGTCACCGCCCGCGCACACGTTCCCGCCCCCCTTCCCCCCTCACGCATACCCTCCCCGTACGGGCTACGCGTACCGGTAGATCCCGCTGAGGTCCTCCAGGGAGTCCGGCGTCACGTCCCAGGGCGGCATCGGCTCGTGCCGCGCGACGACCCGGCCGCGCTGTCCGCTGCCCAGGGCCGGCTGCTCGGCGGGGAGATAGCGGGCGTTCGGGTGCCGTCGCTGCCAGCGGGACCAGAGGAGGTCGACGAAGGCGTGGTGCATCCAGAAGACGGGGTCGTTGACGGAGGCGCCGCCGACCATGTGGCCGCCGACCCAACGGTGGACCCGGTTGTGGGTGAGCCACGAAACTACGCCCCGCCCCGACCCCCACCCTTCCAGCCTGTTGCGGAACCCCTTGGCGGACGTGGAGTTCCAGGGGGCCGCGTCGTAAACGGGATCAGCGAGGGCCCGTTCCAGATCCCCGGCCCTGGGCAGCGCGATCGGGTCCCGCGAGCGCCCCAGGTCGCGCGTGAGGAACTCCGTGTCGGTGATCCCCACCTCGATGGTCCACTGGCCGTTGCGGTAGGCGAACGGGCCGGTCATCACCTGCCGGTCGGACCGCCGCCCGGTGCCGCCGAGCAGGTCCGCGGTCCACGGTACGGCCGTCGTGCCGCGGTTGCGTGTCCAGTCCCAGTACGGCACGGTCACCCTGTCGTCCACGCGGCGCAGCGCCTCCTCCAGGTCCAGCAGGAACTTGCGGTGCCAGGGCAGGAAGGTGGGGGCCATGTGGGCGACACGCAGCCCGGCTTCGCCGTCGGAGCGGTAGTACTCGATGTGTGTGCGCACGAACTCGTCGTACTCGCCACGGCGTTTCACCTCCAGCAGCGCGTTGACGAACCGGTGCCGCTCGGACCGGGTCAGCGCACTGACGTCCTTACGCGTGTACACCACGGCGGTGATCCCTTTCGGCTCCCTCGCACCCGCTCGGCGTGCGGCTGCCGTCCGTACGACTGCTTCTGTCACCCGGCGCGCCCAGCCGTGCGGTGGGGCCGAGCTCGTCGACTGCCGCGCGGGCGGCGGCGAGCGGGGTCTCGTACGACTGGTAGTGGTCGATCATGCTCATCCAGCTACCGTCCGCCCGGCGCATCAGATGCAGCGGCCGGCCGTCCACCGTGACGTGCCACGTGCCGGGGGTACCGCCCCCGGACGGCCCGTCTTCGTGCCTGACGCCGACGATTCGGCGGCCGCGATACGTCTCGTCGAACCGCGTTTCCTCCGTTCCGGCCGATCTCGACGCCACCAGGAAGGGCGCGGGCGTGATCCCGAGCGCCGCCACGAACGCTCCCCGCAACACTCGCCGTCGCCCCGTGGTCTCCCCATTCCCAAAGAATCTGCTGGTCGCCAACGTTCTGTCTCCTCCTCGTCATGGAAACGGACCCGCCCATACACGGAATCCTTACAAGGAGCCTTTTCTGGAATCCTCAAGAAGAGCCTTCACACAGAATCCCTGTGCGCAACATAATCAAAGGGCCGATCCCGCATTCGGCGGAATCGGCCCAGGGACGTCACAAGCGTCCGAACCGCTCAGTTCTGCAAAAGTTCTCAGCCCGCCAGCTTGCCACCGTTGCCGAGTCCGCCCGTCGCCCCCTGGAGGGTGCCCGCCAAACCCTGCCTCGGGTCGAGCACCTTCTTCCCGTTCAGCTGGACACCGTCAGTGATGCCGGTCACCGCCTGACCGAGGCCGCCGGACTGGCTCCCCGGGGCGTCCAGGGCGAGAGCGGGAGTGGCGAAACCGGCCACGACCAGGGACCCGGCAACGATGGCGGCAGCCTTCAGAGACTTCATCGTATTTCCTTTCTTCGGCAACCCGAAAGTCGCCAGCGGGAATTACTTCATCGACACCAACGAGCCCCCGCCGCCGAGGAAACCCCGAACACAGAAAATTCCGGCCCGCCGCAGGAAGGTCACCCGAATGAATGAGGAGCGTTTCTTATCCGCGTTTCCCATCCTCCTATGAACGCGGACTCCTATGAACGCGGACTCCCGTGACGCGGGCGCTGCCCGATGACGCGCGCGAGCCGGCGCACCTCATCGGACAGCGAGCGAACTCCCCTTCTCAGGAAGGCTGCTCCAGGGGCACGGGCAGGCCGGGCAGGCTGGGCACGGCACCGAGCAGGAGGGCGACGACGACGCTTGCGAGCTTCGTCGACACGCCCGTGACCGCGGAGAGGGCGCCGGACACGTCACCGGTCTTGGCGGCGGTGACCAACTGATCCACGGCCTTCTGCAGCTCGGCGATCGCATCCGTCAGGGTGTCGGCGGGCGCCGTCTCGTCACGTGCCTCGTTCTCCGCCAACTGCGGTACGAACGCCGGGTTCGCCGACACGTTCGGAACGGTCGGCGCGGCGGGGGTCGTCATCCCCGGAGTCGCCGGGTTCGCGGGGTTCGCGGGGTTCGCGGGGTTCGCGGGGTTCGCGGGAGTCACCGCGGTCGCGGCAACCTTGGCGATGGCAGCCTTGGCGGCGTCGCCGAGTCTCTGCGCATCCGCTTCGGACAGCCGGTGGTTCGGCGCCTTGAGCACGGTGTCCATCAGAGTGGTGACCGGGGGGACCACGATGCCGATGGAGCCCAGGTGCGCTACCTGCCCCTGGAGGGTTTCCGCCTCGGAGACGGGAGCCGACTCACGGGTACGGTCCCGTGCCGTGTCGGCCGCGAGGGCGGTGGGTGCCGTGACACCGATCAGAAACGTGGCGCACAGGGCCGAGGTCGCGATGCGCCGTGCCGTGAAAGTACGCATGGAAGTTCCTTTCGCAAGGGTGCGTGGGGTCCTGTAGCCACCTTTGAATCGGTGACCACACCTTGCAACCGGACAAGCGCACAGTGTGACTGTCCGACCCTTTACGGCACGGCGTCGCCGCTGGTGGGCGACCCTGTCGAACCCTCCGACCGCTCCGTCCCGTTCGGCGCAGCGCTCAAGCGGGAGCGCGACGCACGGGCGGAAGCGCGGACACGAGCCGGCCCGGATGCGACGGCGACCGTGCGGGACCGTCGACACGAGAGGAGGGATTTGAACACTTCATCACTCTTGCCCGAAATGCGAGGTATTCCGAGATAGGGTGACGCGTCGTAAGTCAGCCGAACACTTGACGTTCCTCGCGAAAGGGCAACGCCAGTCATGCGTCACGCCCGGGGTCTTTCCACTGCGACACGCACGGGGCTCCGCCCGTCCGACGGCCTGTCCGACGGCCCGTCAGGCCGGGACGGTCGCCCTTCGGATCGACTCGCACGGTGATGGTCAGCCGACCCATCGGATCGTCGCGCAGCGGGACGCGGCGGGGCACTGCACCGCGCGTCCTCCACGTCACCCAGCCGGTGGACGGCGGCGTCACTCACGTCGTCACCGAGCTGGTGCGTGCGCAGCGCGCGGACGGTTTCGACGTCACGGTCGCGTGTCCCGACAGCCACTTCGCCCGGACGATGCGGGAACTCGGCGCGGACGTACGGCCCTGGCACGCCACCCGCGCGCCGGGGCGGTCGCTGCCCGATGAGGTCCGTCGGCTCGCGCGTGTCATCGACGAGGTGCGGCCCGAGGTACTGCACGCGCACAGCGCCAAGGCCGGGCTCGCCGCCCGACTGGCGGTCAGGGGGCGGATCCCGACGGTGTTCCAGCCGCACGCCTGGTCGTTCGAGGCGGTCGGCGGAGTCACGGCGGTGGCCGCCACGGCGTGGGAGCGGTGGGCGGCGCGATGGACCGCCCGGGTGGTGTGCGTCAGCGAAGCTGAGCACGCGAGGGGCGTACGCGCCGGAGTGCACGCCCACTGGCGAGTGATCCCCAACGGTGTCGACCCGGAGCGTTACCGCCCCGCCGCCCCCGTACAAACCAACACACCCGCACAAGCCGACACCCCCGTACAAGCCGACACCGCTGTACAAGTCGCCACGGTCGTACAAGCCGGCACCACCGGCCCAACCGGCACCACCGCCGTACGAACTGCCCTCGCCCCGCTCGCCGGCCTCGATCCGGCCGCCCTGCTGGTGGTCTGCGTGGGACGCCTGTGCCGGCAGAAGGGGCAGGACGTGCTGCTCCAGGCGTGGCCCTCGGTGCTGCGGCGGGTGCCCGGCGCCAGGCTGGTGCTCGTCGGGGACGGGCCGGAGGAGGAGCGACTGCGGCAACGCGCGCCCGAGGGCGTGCTGTTCGCCGGAGCCGTCACCGACACCGTGCCCTGGTACCAGGCCGCGGACCTGGTGGTGCTGCCGTCCCGCTGGGAGGGCATGGCGCTGGCGCCGCTGGAGGCGATGGCGTGCGGGCGGCCCGTGGTGGTCACGGACGTGGCCGGGGCGCGCGAGAGTCTGCCGCCCGGTCACCGGACGCACTGTCTGGTACCCCCCGGTCGGCCGGGCCCGCTGGCCGACGCGCTCACCGGGGCGCTGCTCGATCCGCCGCTGCGCGAGTCTCTCGGCCACCAGGGGCGCCGCCACGTACTGACCACGCACGACGTGCGGCATTCCGCCGAGGCGGTCGCGGCCCTCTACCGCGAACTCCTCGACTCCGGGCGCACGGTGACCCAGGAACACATCGAGTGCAGGGAGTCCATCCGCTCGTGACCGTCAAACGCACCGTCTCTCCGCCCGCGGCCCAGCAGCCCGACCAGGGATTCCTGTCCGTCCCGGTCCTCCCCCCGCGCGGGGTCCGCGAGGGTTTCGGGTCCCCCGCGAGGCAGCGGGCGCGGCGTGCCCCGGCGCTGTCTCTGCTCGTCATGGACGCGACGGCCGCGCTCACCGCCGTTCCGACCCTCCCCCACCCCCTGCTGGCCGCACCACTGCTGCTAGCCGTCCTCTGGCTGAACGCGCGGGCGGCGCTGTACCGCCCTGCCGCCGTGCCCGCCGTGCTGGACGAACTCCCCGCCGTCTGCGCCCGGATCGCGGTGAGCTGGTGCGCCGTAGCGGCACTGGTCGCGGCGCTCTCCCCGGCCCACGCCCTGTCCGCCCGTACGCTGCTGACATGCTGCGCCGTGCAGACGGCGGCGAGCTGCGCCGGACGCGGCGTGGTGCACTGGCGCCGCCGCCGGGAGCTGCTCCGCAGCCCCGCGGCGGCCCTCGTCGTGGGCCCGGCGGCCACCGCCCAGCGCGTGGCCGCCGCCTTCCTGCGCCACCCGGGGTGCGGCCTCAGACCGGTGGGTGTCCTCGCCGACGACATGACCGGCGGTGCCGGGCTGCCCGTGCTCAGCACGGACGAGGAGGTGCGGCGCGCCGTCGTCCAGAACGGTGTGCGGGCCATGCTCCTCGTCGGCCCCGCAGGTGAACACGGCCCGCTGGTAAGGGAGTTGTCCGAGGCGGGCTGCGCACTGTGGGAGGTCGACACGCACGTACCCTCGTACGAGGAGGCCGGCCACCCCGTTGACGACCTGTCAACCGAGCCCGCGGCCCGGCGCCGTGGCCCGCGCGAGCGGATCGCCGGCTTCTCCTGCCGACGCCTGGACACCGGCCGACACCCCGTGGGATCTGCCAAGCGCGTCGTCGACGTACTGGTCTCCGGGGTGCTGCTCCTGCTCGCCGCCCCGGTGCTGCTGGCCTGCGCGGTCGTGCTGCGGGTCAGCGAGGGGCCCGGAGTCATCTTCCGCCAGGAGCGCGTCGGCAAGGACGGCCTCCCCTTCACACTGCTGAAGTTCCGCAGCCACCGCCCGGCCGACGCGCACGAGGCCGCGACCCGCTGGAGTGTCGTGGACGAGCGGGACATGAGCCGGTTCTGCCGCTTCCTGCGCCGGTCCTCGCTCGACGAACTGCCCCAGCTGTGGAACGTCTTCCGGGGCGACATGAGCCTCGTCGGGCCCCGCCCGGAACGCCCCTACTTCGTCGCCACCTTCAGCCAGGCCCATCCCGGATATGCCGCCCGCCACCGCATGCCGACCGGCATCACCGGGCTCGCCCAGGTCAACGGGCTGCGCGGTGACACCTCCATCGAGGACCGCGCCCGCTTCGACAACGCGTACATCGACGACTGGTCGCCGTGGCAGGACGTCTGCATCCTCCTGCGTACGGCCGCCGCGCTGCTGCGCCCGACGGGGAGCTGAACGCGGTGAGCCACGCATGCGCCCCGCCCGCCGCGCGCGGGCTGACGCCCGTCCTGCCGGTGGTCGCGGTGATCGCCCTGGTCGCGCTGCCCGTCGCGGCGGGCGGCGAGGGCGGCGCGACACCCGTCGACGCCGCCTCCGGTGTCGTAGTCCTGGCATGCGCGATCCGTCTGCTGCGGCAGCGGCGGCGCCCCCTGTCCCGTACCGCCGCGGTGGTGCTGGGCCTGCCCGTGGCCGGGTTCGCGGTCGCGGCGGTGGGAGCCTCCGAACCGGGCGCGGCGCTCACCGGCTTCGGGCGCGGTCTGCAGATCTTCGTGCTCGTCCCGGCCGCTGTCCTGCTGCTCGTCCGCGACCGGCGCGACGTACGGCTGCTGGCCTGGTCGATGGTGGCACTCGCGATGTGGCAGGGGGCCGTCGGGGTGCACCAGTACGCGACGGGGACCGGCGCCTCGTACCAGGGCCAGGAGATCCGGGCGGTCGGCACCTTCGGGGCGGCGGACGTCATGGGGATGGCGACCGTGGTGGCGTTCGGGCTGGTGTGCGCGGTGGGCCTGGCGCTCGCACCCGAGTCCGTACGACAGCGGTGGTGGGCCATGGGGTGCGGGCTGCTGCTCCTCGTACCGCTGGCCGTGTCCTTCAGCCGGGGTGCGTGGATCGCGACGGTCGTCGCCTGCGGGGCGCAACTGGCGCTGGCGGGCCTGCGGCGGGCGGTGACGGTGGGCGCGGTCGTGGCCGCCGTCACCGTGATCCTCGTCGGCGGGTTCGGCGTCGGCTCCACGCTGCTGCAGGAGCGGGTCAGCAGCATCGGCCAGGTCGGCGACGCGCCGGACCAGTCGGTCACCGACCGGTACACGATGTGGGCGGCGGCGGCCGGCATGTGGCGTGAGCGGCCCCTCACGGGCGTCGGCCTCAAGGACTTCCCCGAGCACCGCGACGGCCATGCCTCGCTGGCGCTGTCCTCGGGCAGCGACATCGAGGGCGCGGGCGCGGCGTACCGGAAGCAGCCACTGCTGTCGCCGCACAACATGTACCTGCTGGTGCTCAGCGAGCAGGGACTGACCGGGCTGATGGCGCTGGCGGGAAGCTGGCTCGCGCTCCTGGTGCTGGGGCTGCGGAGGCTGGTCCGCGCCCGCGGAGCGCGGGACCCCGGCCTCGACTGCGGGCTCGTCGCCTGCGGACTGATGGTCTGGCAGCTGGTCAACTTCGCGTACTCCGACATCGGCGGGCCCTCGACCGTCCTCACCGCCGTCTGCCTCGGGTTGACGGCGTGGTGGGCGCTGGCCGGTTACGGACCGGCCGTCTCCCAGCCCTCCGAGGAGGCTGTTCCACGATGACCGTCACCCCTCCGCGGGCCGAGCACACCACAGCCACCCCGGCACCCTCCCGCTCGGACGCCCCGGACCCCGGCGGCAGGACCACGTTCGTCTCGCGCGGCTTCCTCGCCAGGGCCGCGTTCGTCACCGTCGTTCTCTCCCTGGCCGGTGCCGTGCTGGGCCTCGGCCGGGACCAGGCGCTGGCGCACCTCTTCGGGGCCGGGCGCGAGACGGATGCCTTCCTGGTCGCCTGGACCGTGCCGGAGTTCGCGGCGACACTGCTGATCGAGGACGGGCTGGCCTTCGCGCTGGTACCGGCGTTCAGCGCGGTCGTGGCCCGCCGCGCCCACGGCGACACGGGCGACCCGGGCGATCCGGTGCGCGCCCTGGTCCGCGGCACGCTGCCCCAGTTGGTGCTGGCGTTCTCCGTGGCGTCGGCGCTGCTCGTCTGGGGGGCGCCGTACCTGGTCGAGGTGCTGGCGCCGGGACTCCCCGATCCCCGGCTGGCGATCGACTGCACCCGGCTGACCGGCACCTGCGTCCTGACCTTCGGCCTCGCCGGCTACTGCAGCGCGGTCCTTCGCGCGCACCGCCGGTTCGTCGCGCCCGCGGCCATCTACGTCGCTTACAACACCGCCCTCATCACGGCGATGTTCGTCCTCGGCGGACGCTGGGGCGTACGCGCGGCGGCGATCGGCGTCGCGGTGGGCGGGGCGCTCATGGTCGTGGCGCAACTGCCCTCCGTGGTACGACAGTTGCGACGCCGAAAGGCGGCGACAGCCCCCGAGGCAGCCGAGGCAGCCGAGGCAGCCACGACGGACACGACGGACACGACGGAGGCGCTGGATCCCGGGGATCCGGCCGGGGACCCGGCGGCGGGCCGGCACGCGATGAACCTCGCCCTCCTCCTCACGGTCCTGCTCTTCGCCCTGTGCCGCCAGTCCCAGGTCCTCATCGAGCGCTTCCTCGCCTCCACACTCCCCGCCGGAGCCATCTCCCACCTCAACTACGCCCAGAAGGTGGCCCAGATGCCGATGGTGCTCGCCCTGATGCTGTGCACCGTCACCTTCCCCGTCGTGTCGCAGGCGCTGGCCGAGGGCGACACCGAGCGGGCCCGCGACCGTGTCGAGCGCGATCTGAGGGCGGTGTCGTGCGTCGTACTGCTCGGCACCGCCGCCGTCGTCGCCTGTGCTCCGCAACTCGTCCACGTCCTGTTCCAGCGGGGCGCGTTCACCGCGCAGGACACCGCGGCCACAGCCGCTGTCATGCGCGTGTACGCCCTTGGCCTGCTCGGCCACGCACTGGTGGGCGCGCTCGTCCGGTCGTACTTCTCGGCGGGGCGGCCCACCTGGTACCCGGTGGCCGCCATGACCGCCGGTATCGTCGCCACGGCCTGCCTCGGCGCGTGGACGGTCGGCTCGTGGGGCGTGCTCGGCATCGCCGCGGCCAACGCGGCCGGCATCACCCTCACCGCCCTGATCCTGCTGCACGGCATGGGAACACGCGGTGTGCCGATCCGCACCCGGTCGCTGCTGGCCGCGATGGGCAGACCACTGCGCGCCGCGGTGGCCGCCTGCGGGGCCGGCGCGTTCGCCGCGAGCCTCGTCGACTCCCCCGCCCTGGGGCTCACGGTCGGCGGCACGGCCGTGACCGTCCTCTTCCTCCTGCTCGCCGGGACGCCGGGCGGGCAGGGCCTCACACCCGCACTCCGCACCGTCACCCGGAGGCTTCCGCATGCCCGTTTCCGCTGACCGCGGCCCTTCCGCCGCGCCCCGACCCGACATGCCCCGGCACAGACCCGGTCCGCCCCCGTGGGTGGCGATGTACCACTCCGTGGACGACTGCTCCCACGACCCCTACCGCGTCACCGTCTCGCCCCGGCGCCTGGACCGGCAGCTCGGCTGGCTACGCCGCCGGGGTCTGCGCGGCGTCGGTGTGCGTGAGCTCCTCGCCGCGCGCGCCCAGGGGAAGGGACAGGACCTGGTGGGGCTGACCTTCGACGACGGGTACGCCGACTTCGTCACGCATGCCCTGCCGCTGCTGCACCGTCATGGCTGCGGTGCCACCCTGTTCGTGCTGCCGGGCAGGCTGGGCGGCGACAACGCCTGGGACCCGAGCGGCCCGCGCAAGCCGCTGCTGTCGGCGGAGGGTATCCGGCACGCCGCCGCCGAGGGCGTCGAGATCGGCTCGCACGGCCTGACGCACCTGGACCTGACCCGGG
Protein-coding sequences here:
- a CDS encoding PRC-barrel domain-containing protein, whose amino-acid sequence is MIHSADIREWRNRSVVDPKGHKIGVLEAVYVDTTTDEPAMATVRTGLPIRHHLAFVPLDEATLGPDYVKVSYTKTLVKKAPWVGMDDILPAESEEAIFQHYDMPYQTGAGGERQLARR
- a CDS encoding tyrosinase family protein gives rise to the protein MVYTRKDVSALTRSERHRFVNALLEVKRRGEYDEFVRTHIEYYRSDGEAGLRVAHMAPTFLPWHRKFLLDLEEALRRVDDRVTVPYWDWTRNRGTTAVPWTADLLGGTGRRSDRQVMTGPFAYRNGQWTIEVGITDTEFLTRDLGRSRDPIALPRAGDLERALADPVYDAAPWNSTSAKGFRNRLEGWGSGRGVVSWLTHNRVHRWVGGHMVGGASVNDPVFWMHHAFVDLLWSRWQRRHPNARYLPAEQPALGSGQRGRVVARHEPMPPWDVTPDSLEDLSGIYRYA
- a CDS encoding tyrosinase family oxidase copper chaperone translates to MATSRFFGNGETTGRRRVLRGAFVAALGITPAPFLVASRSAGTEETRFDETYRGRRIVGVRHEDGPSGGGTPGTWHVTVDGRPLHLMRRADGSWMSMIDHYQSYETPLAAARAAVDELGPTARLGAPGDRSSRTDGSRTPSGCEGAERDHRRGVHA
- a CDS encoding glycosyltransferase, with the protein product MVSRPIGSSRSGTRRGTAPRVLHVTQPVDGGVTHVVTELVRAQRADGFDVTVACPDSHFARTMRELGADVRPWHATRAPGRSLPDEVRRLARVIDEVRPEVLHAHSAKAGLAARLAVRGRIPTVFQPHAWSFEAVGGVTAVAATAWERWAARWTARVVCVSEAEHARGVRAGVHAHWRVIPNGVDPERYRPAAPVQTNTPAQADTPVQADTAVQVATVVQAGTTGPTGTTAVRTALAPLAGLDPAALLVVCVGRLCRQKGQDVLLQAWPSVLRRVPGARLVLVGDGPEEERLRQRAPEGVLFAGAVTDTVPWYQAADLVVLPSRWEGMALAPLEAMACGRPVVVTDVAGARESLPPGHRTHCLVPPGRPGPLADALTGALLDPPLRESLGHQGRRHVLTTHDVRHSAEAVAALYRELLDSGRTVTQEHIECRESIRS
- a CDS encoding exopolysaccharide biosynthesis polyprenyl glycosylphosphotransferase, translated to MTVKRTVSPPAAQQPDQGFLSVPVLPPRGVREGFGSPARQRARRAPALSLLVMDATAALTAVPTLPHPLLAAPLLLAVLWLNARAALYRPAAVPAVLDELPAVCARIAVSWCAVAALVAALSPAHALSARTLLTCCAVQTAASCAGRGVVHWRRRRELLRSPAAALVVGPAATAQRVAAAFLRHPGCGLRPVGVLADDMTGGAGLPVLSTDEEVRRAVVQNGVRAMLLVGPAGEHGPLVRELSEAGCALWEVDTHVPSYEEAGHPVDDLSTEPAARRRGPRERIAGFSCRRLDTGRHPVGSAKRVVDVLVSGVLLLLAAPVLLACAVVLRVSEGPGVIFRQERVGKDGLPFTLLKFRSHRPADAHEAATRWSVVDERDMSRFCRFLRRSSLDELPQLWNVFRGDMSLVGPRPERPYFVATFSQAHPGYAARHRMPTGITGLAQVNGLRGDTSIEDRARFDNAYIDDWSPWQDVCILLRTAAALLRPTGS
- a CDS encoding O-antigen ligase family protein, which gives rise to MSHACAPPAARGLTPVLPVVAVIALVALPVAAGGEGGATPVDAASGVVVLACAIRLLRQRRRPLSRTAAVVLGLPVAGFAVAAVGASEPGAALTGFGRGLQIFVLVPAAVLLLVRDRRDVRLLAWSMVALAMWQGAVGVHQYATGTGASYQGQEIRAVGTFGAADVMGMATVVAFGLVCAVGLALAPESVRQRWWAMGCGLLLLVPLAVSFSRGAWIATVVACGAQLALAGLRRAVTVGAVVAAVTVILVGGFGVGSTLLQERVSSIGQVGDAPDQSVTDRYTMWAAAAGMWRERPLTGVGLKDFPEHRDGHASLALSSGSDIEGAGAAYRKQPLLSPHNMYLLVLSEQGLTGLMALAGSWLALLVLGLRRLVRARGARDPGLDCGLVACGLMVWQLVNFAYSDIGGPSTVLTAVCLGLTAWWALAGYGPAVSQPSEEAVPR
- the murJ gene encoding murein biosynthesis integral membrane protein MurJ produces the protein MTVTPPRAEHTTATPAPSRSDAPDPGGRTTFVSRGFLARAAFVTVVLSLAGAVLGLGRDQALAHLFGAGRETDAFLVAWTVPEFAATLLIEDGLAFALVPAFSAVVARRAHGDTGDPGDPVRALVRGTLPQLVLAFSVASALLVWGAPYLVEVLAPGLPDPRLAIDCTRLTGTCVLTFGLAGYCSAVLRAHRRFVAPAAIYVAYNTALITAMFVLGGRWGVRAAAIGVAVGGALMVVAQLPSVVRQLRRRKAATAPEAAEAAEAATTDTTDTTEALDPGDPAGDPAAGRHAMNLALLLTVLLFALCRQSQVLIERFLASTLPAGAISHLNYAQKVAQMPMVLALMLCTVTFPVVSQALAEGDTERARDRVERDLRAVSCVVLLGTAAVVACAPQLVHVLFQRGAFTAQDTAATAAVMRVYALGLLGHALVGALVRSYFSAGRPTWYPVAAMTAGIVATACLGAWTVGSWGVLGIAAANAAGITLTALILLHGMGTRGVPIRTRSLLAAMGRPLRAAVAACGAGAFAASLVDSPALGLTVGGTAVTVLFLLLAGTPGGQGLTPALRTVTRRLPHARFR
- a CDS encoding polysaccharide deacetylase family protein — translated: MPVSADRGPSAAPRPDMPRHRPGPPPWVAMYHSVDDCSHDPYRVTVSPRRLDRQLGWLRRRGLRGVGVRELLAARAQGKGQDLVGLTFDDGYADFVTHALPLLHRHGCGATLFVLPGRLGGDNAWDPSGPRKPLLSAEGIRHAAAEGVEIGSHGLTHLDLTRADDALLRAEVRDSRALLHDLTGAHVHGFCYPYGKVDRRVVDAVREAGYSYACATDPDDLACSLALPRVHVGEQDRAWRLRLKLRLRRRPVEGV